Within Hydra vulgaris chromosome 02, alternate assembly HydraT2T_AEP, the genomic segment attttcaaagacttGAGAATGTTGTGAAAGAGTAGGAGCTAAAGGACAAGATCACAGTCTGCTTAAGAGACAATGctgcaaatataaaaacagcTTTCAAAGATCCACAGTGCATTTACAAGTCTGCTGGGTGTCTAAATCATTCACTTCAATTAGtgattaaaaaagaacttttttcattCCAGAGTGCTGTAAGCTTCATAGAAAAATGTCGAAAGCTTTGCACTCatgcttcttttttaaactccTTCTTTGCTGAGCTTTACAAACAACAAGAGGTTCAAATGAACAATTTTGATAGACTCGGGCTCAAAAATGATGTCCCAACACGAAAGAATTCTGTGCTTAAAATCTGTAATTGATACCACACTGCTAATCCGTTCTTCCGGCGGCATTGAGTTCACTGAACAGGATTGCAACCTGTGTGAAAAGCTGGTTAACATATTCGCAATTTTCAAAGAAGCCACCAAGTTGCTTTCTGGAAAGGATGCTTGCATCAGTGCATGCATTTCAATTGTGACAACTATTCTGAAATCATTTGAAGTTCCCTCTGATGACGAAGAAGTAATGGGCatgaaaaatactttaaagaaaGCAATGGAGGCACGTTTTTTTGACTTAGAAACCATTGATCATTTTGGAATAGCAACACGTCTTGATCCCAGATTCAAGCACCACTTCTTTAGATCCCAAGAAGCCTTTCAAGCTGCtaaaaaacaagtatttttgGAATTAGACAGTTCCAATTTGAGCCAAAATGAAACTATACCTGTAATGAAAACTACGTCTATTGAGAACACTTGGTTTTCTTCAATGATGCAAAATATCATTGCACAATCAAAAAGTACAAGTTTCAAAAATCCAACTTCCAAATTGGCAAAGGAAGTTTTAAATGAGTACTTAGAAAGCCCAACATCTTCATGTTGTTTAGAGTTTTGGAAAGAgtatgaagaaaaaacaacattaaaagcAAAGTTTGGTTTGGCAAAAGTAGCGAAGAGATTCCTTACACCTCCACCGAGATCTACCGAAGGTTGTTTTCAACTGCTGGAGACATTCTTTCAAATGAAAGAAACAGACTTTTGCCAGAAAAcatggaaaaaattttattttgtagagaaaatatttcaattattaactttaattattgaAATGTCTTGACATTATAGTTTTTATCAAATCATATTATATGGTGATTgcttagatatatatattatatggtGATTGCTTAgatataaaacagtttttttttgctgataaaagtaatagtttttttgctcatgtaaaataattttttttgattataaaaggTTCAGGgattttaaacattctttttttaaattttagccaAAATTTCGGTTTCGGTTTCGGCTACAGATTCATTGAACCGAAATTTCTGTACTTTCGGTTTCGGCTCAAATTTGGGTTTCGGTCAATCACTAGTAATTGCAACTCTTTTGACAATAGCAGTAAGTTTCATCTATTAATATCAACTGATCATCAcatgtttaaaaattctttttagcaccaagatttttttttaataaatcatttctTTGGATGTGGTTTACGCTTAGATTATTTGGAACAAAATCAATGGCAAGTGACTCTctgacttgaaaaaaaaacaaaaaaacattgatattGTCAAATGATCAAACCCAGTTTTGAGCCAGAATAGATACGTTGCCGAAGCAATTTAAATAGCTCTCTTGTAAATCCAGTTATTTTGAGACATTTATACTcgatcaaagttatttatctaTGAAATGGTAAAAAAGCAAATTTCGAAGTACAGAATTTACATTTttccaaaaagatttttaacctctttttttttgagttttatattaGCTTTACCAATTGATAACATCTTTATACTTTGTTTGATTAATAGATTTGACGATTGACGAAGATGAATGCTTCAACACCTCGAATCAGGTGggatcaatataattttttttatacagacTTCAACAATCGCTTCAGTAGAAATGTTtctcaattttttgtttaagtttttctttccaCGAAAGCTTTTGTGAGACAAAAGAGTACGAAAAAAGTCTACAACTATTTATTCATCATCAGGATTGCATTTTTTGTCAGTTGTTTCTTTTACAGCAATTTGTGAATTTGAaactttagaattatttttgtcGTCTATTACACTTTCAGCTGAAAATACTGATAAATTGTTTACTGGAAATGAAAATGCGTTGTTGGGATTCCCGGTATTAGTTGAATTATCGTTTATAgattcattattattactttttgatttttttctattttgttatgAAGCGTTTTGGCACTTCTTACGGATTTTATCATTTATCTTAATCAAATCcgattctttttttcaatttcatttgaattatcaaaatttttttgagaactAACTTTACTAAACTGTTTTAGTTCTAAACGAACATTACAGCAAGCACAATACAAATATTGAGCatatttttttgccatttaacaATGATACTGATATGTATCAAGAACttaaatttcaaatgaaaaagacttgatacgagtaaatctatttttaagtttgattgGAAAAGCAACAAAAGCTTGTTTTGAAGATAAATAAACTTCAGTTTATATTTGATACTTAAATGACAATGGtgaaataatttagttaaaatatctgctctatataaaaactatttacttcTTATCTGAGATTTTTAAAGCATCCACCGATACTCAATTAAATTTGGAacattttgtagtttttattagcaactactattaaataataataatttataaataattatttgttgttgCAAATGTATTTCAGGCCTCTATTTGATTCTTCCCACTAAAATTCTTctcaataaaatgtataaaaaatttatgtgagATAATTAATGAAAACGTACCATAAATTTTAAGAGTCTTTCAACTTTAGAATAAATCAATACACAAATGTACAATACTTTGAGTGGAGTTAAAGAAAGagtatgtatttaaaaagttcatttttaaaccgaattttttatatggtttactttataaataattatgcaTTAGACAAAGAACATATAGTTTTTATCTAGGTTATTATATtagtaagtatataaataattttaatatcttgCGTCGGAGTTCAAAAGCAGCAAAATGATCAATCACTTACTCGTTGACTtcttttagaattattttttatttttatatttatatttttaatatgaagaGCAGCTAGAGCTGACAAGTGTTTTAAATCACTGTTAGACCTTTAGCAACTTTTCACccttttaaaagtagaaaaaaaccTTTCTTCGGTACAATTTGTAACAACACCAGAGAGAAACATCCTTAGAAAAACATCTACACTGGGTAATGTggattcaagtttttttaattgaatagcTAGATGGTATTTCTGTAGACTTGGTTTTCCTGTTTCACCTGCATCAATCTTAAATAAGTAGAAACGAAGCTCTTAAAAGGCAGATGTTCATATAGGGTAAAACCACCTATACCTGGCCAGCACCAATTCCTGGCCACTTTTCAATGAACTTTATTGTCTTAAATATTAAGTTGGTGGCTTtccaaatttttgaaaatgaaaatttaatctaaCTTTTAAGTTTGGAACCTCAGTCCTTTACATAAGATCAACGCTACgttattttatttgagatttaaaattatactaacTTTGTTTATATTGTGGAAAATATTCCGAACGTGAAAACAAAAATGCGAAAAAACGTCTCGCTGATTTATCttgtttaataacaataataaaatttaactcaaTTGCAATGGTTTATTctagtaataaaaacattttactttgatttgaaataaaaattacttcgTTTGGTTGTGTTTAAGTTGtcacttttttagtttttgttaccCATAAATAATGACCTAATCATGGCCACATGTCAACCTATTCTTGGCCATGAATAAGGTCttaattgtaatataaattttgttataaaaaaacaaagttagttaaaataaaatgttttaattataaagttgagtcaaatttttattatctacattatttattctattttattattttcatgctaaaattatatatatatatatatatatatatatatatatatatatatatatatatatatatatatatatatatatatatatatatatatatatatatatatatatatatgtatatatatatatatatatatatgtatatatatatgtatatatatatatattatatacatatatcatatattatatgtatatatacatatattatatgtatatgtatatacatatatgtatatgtattatatgtatatgtatatatatatatatatatatatatatatatatatatatatatatatatatatatatatatatatatatatatatatatatatatatatgtatatgtatatatatatatattgatttttattaatgtatcAAATTCAGATACAAATTCTATTGTTtgtttgagagtgatcaatataatgtaaaagtaatttttataaaatagatcaatatatatataaagtttaactaaataaaaaaatacaactttatgatggtatatataaagtttaactaaataaaaaaatacaactttatgatggtcatcataaagttgtatttttttatttagttaaactttatatatatatatatatatatatatatatatatatatatatatatatatatatatatatatatatatatatatatatatatatatatatatatatatatatatatatatatatatatatatatatatatatatatatatatatatatatatatatatatatatatatatatatatatatatatatatatatatatatatatatatatatatatacattgcatgttaaatataatttatatatgttttcttgtttgtttttaaaattaagttttttaaaataaatctcatAAGAGAAAACGTTTtctgttttgaaacattttattctttttggttttataagtaaatttttttaggttgAATTATGCATCccactcaaataaaaaaaatgtgcaaaaataaaaaaagtaaaacaaaacacTGTAACTTTAACCCAAGGAAAGgagtaaaagttttaaaatggacAAAAAGCCAAATGGACGAAGCAGTGGCTGCagtcaaagaaaaaagaatgaCTCAACGTACTGCATCTAAAACTTACAAGGTTCCTCGTTGCAAAATCGTCTAAATGGAAAAACTGAAATGGGTGCACGTCCAGGTTGTTCTACAAAACTTGGAAGTGAAGATGAGCTTAAGCTTGTTgaatatgcatctaaaagagCATCTATGGGTATTGGTTTTGGAAGGCGTCAGTTTATGAAATATGCTGGGGATATAGCAAGAAAGCAGGGTATTCCATTCAAGAATGGTCTGCCATCTAAAAAATGGTGGTCTCtacttaaaaaaagacattCAACTCTTCGACTAAGAGTTCCTGAGGGTACAGCTGCTATTCGCCATCAGTGTATGGACAAGGAAAAggtttctatttattttaacgCGCTGAAGCAAGTTATGGATGAGATGGGTCTTTATTGCAAACCCCATTGTGTGTGGAATATGGATGAAACTGGTTTGCAATTGCAGCATACACCAGACAAGGTTGTTACTAAGTCATGTTCAAGATATATACAAAGTCGGACAAGTGgaaattgtaaaacaataacaataattgcCACAATTAGTGCCTCAGGCACTCACATACCTCCTCACATTATTGTGAAAGGTAAAACCAGAAGAGCTTTAAATGGCTTTGAAGTTCTTTCAGCTCCTGAAAGAAGTACTTGGAGTGTTTCTGATTCTGGGTGGACTAAACAAGGTATTGCATTACTTTGGTTTTCggaatcttttttaacaaatataggACCTGAGCGACctcaaatattaattttggaTGGTCATAGTTCTCATAATTTCATAGAATTGATTGAATCAGCTATCAAGAATAACATCATTATAGCTGAACTTCCAGCACACACATCACATTGGCTTCAACCTTGTGATCGGAGTGTATTTGGACCACTCAAACAACACTATAATGTTGCTTGCCAAGATATGATGAATATGTATCCAGGTGTTTTAGTGTCACAGGAATTTTTGTGCTTTGTTTAGAATAGCATTGGTAAAAGCCTTATCGGAAAAGAACATTAAATCAGGGTTTAATGCCTGTGGTATATTTCCATTCAATCCCAATAAAATTCCACCAGAGGCTTATCTCCCAAACAACCTTTATGAACCATCACAATTAACTGAggctaaatatgaaaaaagtataagattTGACGAAGATAAGAAGCATATTATTAATCCATTTTTGGAAAAATCTGAAAAAGCTTCTGAAATTATATTACAACCACATCAAACAAACTTTGCAGTAAGTAATGTACAAATAGATTTTGCTATTGAATCCAATTGTGTAGAGAAAAAAGTGAATAGTTCTAGTCTTGTTTTACCATCTTATTCCATTGATGATCTGGAATCTGTTTTAACAGACCAAAAACGCCaatgttttgctttttgttttgataaaggATTTGACATTAAGAGTGATGAAACTTTTATGAGTTggaaaagtttgaaaatgttATCTCCTGATGTATTAACTGCTCTTCCAAAAAATACAATAGCACTTGACCATGTTTCAACACCGCTTGTTAATAAAAAGTCTAATGATACAACATATACTCTTCTCACCAATGCATCTACATCTTATGGTTTAAATAATCTGTTAAACACTGAGGACGATGACAATGATATATTACCATacctaaaaaagattttgccaactactaaaaaattttcaaaaaatggcCTGCAACCAACATATTTCATATTGACATCTAAGGAAGCCTGCGATGCTAAGATTCTGGAGATAGAaactaaaagagaaaaaaataaagaaaaagagaatCGGTCCAGAAAGAGATTTGAAGCACTTCAACAAAAGTTGAAGGAAAAAGAAGAGtgtaaattattgaaatctCAGATTGCTGAGAAAAAACTGATTGCAAAGACTAAAGTTCCATTATCTGACAAAGcaaataatatgaataataaaacaaaaccaaataaaaaaaatttaatccaatctaaacaaaaaaaaatacagacgATACAAGCAACTCTTGCAAACAATGTTGAAAAATGTTAATGTAACTTAATGATCCAAAAACGATGGACGAATAGGTATCCTGATAAAAGTGTTGtaattatttgctttattttttaaatatatatttaattattttgctgttaaatatttttattgaaattttaatttttttattttgaaaaaaaacagcAATTCAATGTTGAGTTATTTGCAAAGTTTCACTATATTATGTTTATGTATTTTGTTGC encodes:
- the LOC136076232 gene encoding uncharacterized protein LOC136076232, with the protein product MGARPGCSTKLGSEDELKLVEYASKRASMGIGFGRRQFMKYAGDIARKQGIPFKNGLPSKKWWSLLKKRHSTLRLRVPEGTAAIRHQCMDKEKVSIYFNALKQVMDEMGLYCKPHCVWNMDETGLQLQHTPDKVVTKSCSRYIQSRTSGNCKTITIIATISASGTHIPPHIIVKGKTRRALNGFEVLSAPERSTWSVSDSGWTKQGIALLWFSESFLTNIGPERPQILILDGHSSHNFIELIESAIKNNIIIAELPAHTSHWLQPCDRSVFGPLKQHYNVACQDMMNIIALVKALSEKNIKSGFNACGIFPFNPNKIPPEAYLPNNLYEPSQLTEAKYEKSIRFDEDKKHIINPFLEKSEKASEIILQPHQTNFAVSNVQIDFAIESNCVEKKVNSSSLVLPSYSIDDLESVLTDQKRQCFAFCFDKGFDIKSDETFMSWKSLKMLSPDVLTALPKNTIALDHVSTPLVNKKSNDTTYTLLTNASTSYGLNNLLNTEDDDNDILPYLKKILPTTKKFSKNGLQPTYFILTSKEACDAKILEIETKREKNKEKENRSRKRFEALQQKLKEKEECKLLKSQIAEKKLIAKTKVPLSDKANNMNNKTKPNKKNLIQSKQKKIQTIQATLANNVEKC